The DNA window TGCCAGCACTGAAGGCGTTCGACTGCTCGTCGATGGCAAGTCCGTCGTCGATCGTCCGGGCAAGGGAAAACACGCCGGCGACTTCAAGGCCAAGCTCAAGGCCGGCCTGGCGTCCTTCAAGCTCGACTACTTCAACGGCTACGCCAAGCCGCAGTTGTCGCTGTCCTGGAGCGGCGGTGGCTTCGAGAAACGCAGCCTTTCGCAGGAGGCACAGGATGCCGCCGGTGATCGCGTGATCGTCGCCGACTCGCGCGCTGCGGCCCAGGAATGGACGTACCGCGTGACCGATCCGGCCAAGCCCTGGGCCACACCGGAGTTCAAGCTATCCCCCACTTGGAAGGCCGGCCAGGCCCCGTTCGGCACGAATGTGCCCGGCGGCGTGGCACGCACCGAGTGGAAGACCCCGCGCATCTATATTCGCAAGGACTTTGACCTCCAGCAGGTTCCCAAGGCCCTGGCACTCTCCATTCACCACGATGAAGACGTCGAGGTCTACCTGAATGGCGTCTCGGTCTTCAAGGCGACCGGGTTCCTTCGCGAGTACGAGCGTGTCGTACTCCCGCCGGACGCCGTCAAAGCGCTGAGGGTCGGACGAAACGTGTTGGCGGCCGACGTGAAGCAGACCGGCGGCGGACAGTTCATTGACCTTGGCCTGATCGAAGTCGGCGGCTCGGTGCAGACCGGCGCGCTCATCTCTCTTCATGGCGAATCGACGATTGGGGCAGTCAAGACCATCGAGTACGCCCGCCTGACGCGTGAACTCGAACAGAATCGCAAGGCACCCGTCGCGGCGGCTGGAACCGAGATCATGTGCGTGCAGGAGGCGGGGAAGGGACGCCCGACCTATGTGCTGATCCGGGGCAATCCGGGCTCGGAAGGCGAGCAGGTTCAGCCGGCATTCCCGGCCGTACTGACGACGAAGGGATCGACCCCGCCGGCGCTCCCGAAGGCGTCTGCCAACGGCGAGAGCACGGGTAAACGACGAGTGCTCGCCGAATGGCTCGCGAGCGACAAGAACCCGCGGACTGCACGGGTGATGGTCAATCGCGTCTGGCAGTATCACTTCGGCCGGGGTCTTAACGTGTCGCCGAACGAGTTCGGCAACCTCGGCGAAGGGGTCACGCACCCCGAACTGCTCGACTGGCTGGCGAACGACTTCGTCGCCGGCGGATGGAAGCTCAAACGGCTGCACAAGCTGATCATGGGCAGCAGCACCTATCAGATGTCGGCCGTCGCGACGCCGGCGTCGATCGCCGCCGACCCCGCCAACAATCTTTACTGGCGGTTCAACATGCGGCGGTTGGGAGCCGAAGAAGTTCGCGATTCGATGCTCGCAGTGACCGGCAAGATCAACCTGCAACAGTACGGCCCCAGCGTCTATCCGCCGATCCCGCCGGAGGTCTTGGCCGGCCAGAGCCGTCCCGGCAGCGGCTGGGGCAAGGCAACCCCCGAAGAAGCCGCCCGGCGGAGCATTTATGTTCATGTTAAACGGTCGCTTCTGGTGCCGATCCTGTCCTCGCACGATATGGCCGACACCGACAGCAGTTGCCCCGTGCGGTTTACCACCACGGTGCCGACGCAGGCACTGGGCATGATCAACAGCAAGTTCAGCAACGAGCAGGCGGCCGATCTGTCGGCACGGCTGCAGCGTGAAGCGCCCGCCGGCGTTTCCGACCAGGTGAAGCTGGCCGTTCGCCTGACCACGGGGCGGCAACCGACCGAAGCCGAAGTGAAGGGCGACCTGGCGTTCATCGAGCAGTTAAAGAGCAAGGACAAGCTGTCCGACGCCGAGGCGCTGCGGATCTATTGTCTGATGGCTTTGAACGCGAATGAGTTTGTGTATCTGGATTAGTTTTCCCCTCTCCCCTGTACTCGGGCGAGAGGGTTTAGGGTGAGGGGCCGAACGTGAGGCGTCGCGATTCGCGAGAGAACCAAGCGATCGACGATGTTTGAGATGCCCTGCTCGCGATTGAACAACGCCCGACGTTCGGCCCCTCACCCCAACCCTCTCCCCCGAGTACAGGGGAGAGGGAGTAAGAAACGAGAACGACTATGACCTCTTCCAACCAATTCTGCCGTCGGACCCGCCGCGAGTTCCTTTGGGAAAGCGGTGCCGGCTTCGGCGGGGCGGCGCTCGCCGGTATGCTCGCGAAGGACGGCTACTTCAACGCGGCCAGCGCCAATACGGCAGCCGCGCCGGGTGCCGCCAATCCGCTGTCGAATCCCATGGCGCCGCGCAAGGGCACCCTTCCGGGCAAAGCCAAGAGCGTGATCTTCCTGTTCATGTACGGCGGTCCGTCGCAGGTCGATACGTTCGACTACAAGCCCAAGCTCTACCCGCTCGACGGCAAGACGATCGAAGTGAAGACTTTCGGTCGCGGCGGGCACAGGAACCAGGGGCGCGTCGTGGGCCCGAAGTGGCAGTTCAAGCCCTACGGCAAGTGCGGCAAGATGGTCTCCGACCTCTTCCCCCACGTCGGATCGTGCGTGGACGATATCGCGTTCCTTCACAGCATGTACGCCGAGAGCCCTATCCACGGCTCGGCGATGCTGATGATGAACTCCGGCCGTATCCTGTCCGGCCATCCGAGCATGGGCTCCTGGGTGACCTACGGCCTGGGGAGCGAGAATCAGAACCTGCCCGGCTACGTGGTGATGCTCGACAAGACCGGCGGCCCGATCAGCGGCCCCAAGAATTGGTCGAGCGGTTACATGCCCGCGGCGTATCAGGGCGTGGTCGTCAGCGCCAACAAGACGCCGATCTTCAATCTCGAACGCCCCGAAGGCATGTCCGACGCCGTCCAGCGGCGGCTGCTCGACCGGCTGAAGGAGAAGAACGAACTGCACCTTCAGCCGCGCGTCGACAACAGCGAACTGTCGGCCCGAATCGCCAGCTACGAGCTGGCGTACAAGATGCAGATGCACGCGCCGGAGGCCGTCGACTTCTCGAAGGAAACACAGGCGACGATGGACCTCTACGGCATCGACGGCACCCGCACCGAAGACTTCGGCCGCAAGTGCCTGCTCGCCCGGCGGCTGGTCGAGCGTGGCGTGCGATTCATCCAGATCTACTCCGGCGGCGCCCACAACGACGACAACTGGGATGCCCACGGCGACATGGAGATCAACCACAACAAGCACGCCGGCAACACCGACAAGGCGATCGCCGGCCTGCTGAAAGATCTCAAGCAGCGCGGCCTGCTCGATGAGACGATCGTAATCTGGGGCGGCGAGTTCGGCCGCCAGCCCACGGCCGAGTACGCCAAGGGCACCGGCCGCGACCACAACGCCTACGGCTTTACCATGTGGATGGCCGGCGGCGGCATCAAAGGCGGCGTCAGCGTCGGCGAGACGGACGAACTCGGCAGCCAGGCCGTCGTGGACCGCTTCCACGTCAAGAACCTGCACGCCACGGTGCTCCAGCAGATGGGCCTGGACCCCAACCACCTGAGCTACTTCTACAACGGCCTCGATCAGAAGCTGGTCGGCGTGGAGGGGGCGGACCCGATCACGAAGATCATCGCGTAGGGTCCGCCTTGGCGGACGTGATGGATCTGGTTGCGCCGCGGTTTGGCTTTGCGAAGTCCGAACGCGCCCAAGTACAGACGCAGTCTGACATCCGCTCAGCAGCTTCGTCGCTGGTCCCAGTCGCGGGCGGTAACTATGCCAACTCCAGGTAGTTCACCCTCGTCAAGCCGCTGGCGGCGGAACCGATTCCGAGCGTTAGTCGCCCGTCGGCGACGTTGACGACGATCAGTTTGCTGCTGAAGACGTTCGCAGCGAGCTTGGCGTAGTTAAACAACTGGACGCCTTCGACCCAGATGTTGTTGGAGCTTGCCGCCCCGGCATCGCCGACGCTGACTTTGACCGTGTAGGTTCCGTTGGGGACCGACAGCTCCCATTTGCCGCCGGCTTTGATCGCGACACAGGTATCGAGAAGTTGATTGGTGTTGAGGTTGCGATCGTAGACGGCATCGGCGTGGTTGGTCGTCCAGCCGTAGGTGCGGCCGTTTCGGCTGGCGTATGTCTGACCGCAGTCTACAAAATACGACGCCACGATCGGTGCGACCGCCGGTTGGAAGTTTACCTTGATGGCCGCGGTGGTCGGTGGGGGCGGTGGCGGCGGTACGACCTGACCGTCGGCGACTTCCAGGTAGTTGATTCGCACGGTACCCGCAGGCGCTGAACCGATCCCCAGCGTCAGACGGCCGTCTGAGACTACGATAGTGGTGGACTTCTGGGCAAAGACATTTGCCGCAAGCGACTGGTAGTTGAAGACCTGAACGCCCTCCAGCCAGACGTTGTTGCAGCTCGCCGCTGCGGAGTCGCCGACCGACAGCTTCACCGTGTATTTTCCGTTGGGAACGGCCAGTTCCCACTTCCCGCCGCCACCCACCGCGACATTGGTATCAAGCAGCTGATTGGCATTGGCGTCGCGATCGACAACGGCGTTTGCACAACTGATATTCCAGCCGAACGACTGCCCGTTTTGAACGGAAAATGCCTGTCCCGAATCGATCAGGTATCCCGCAACCGACGGTGCCGTGGCCGGTTGGAAATTGAAACGCAGCGTCGTCGTCACGGGTGGCGGAGGCGGGGGCGGAGATTGGGTCAGCCTGGTGAGGGTCAAGTACGTCAGCCGTGTCGCCAGGTTGGCCGAAGACCCCGCATCGATCGTGAGCCGACCGTCCGTTACGGTGACCGTGATGGGAAGGATATTGAACTGCAGTAATCGCAGCGACTGCCCGCTGAACAGCGATTTGCCTTCGACGTTCACCGTGTTTCTGCTGCTGGAACCTCCATCGCCGATTCCAACCTTGACCGTGTATGTTCCGTCGGGGACCGCTATCTCCCACTTGCTGGCAGACTTGACGGCGATCACGGTATCCAGCAACTGATTCCCGCTTTGATCGCGATCGAAGACGGAATCCTCGTGCGACGTGGACCAGCCGTATGTTTGACCATTGCGATTCCCGTAGACCTGCCCGGAATCAACAAGGTACCCCGGAACGACAGGGCTGGCGGCGGGCTGGAAATCGACCTTCACTACGCTCCCGGCAGGCGGATAGGTCGGCGCAAAACCGACCCGCGCCGCCGCGGCATCGTAGCGGGCGAGCATGTCCGACTGCAGCACCGCGGCGGCAGGCTTGTTGTAAAGGTTGTTGATCTCGTAAGGGTCGTTGTCGAGATCGAAGAGCTGCGTCCAGTTTGAGTTGCCCGGCCATTTGATCAGTTTCGCGTGCGCCGTTCGCACGGCAAAGTGCTCAGGAGGGCTGAAGGGCGGGGGATAACCGTCGTCCTCGAAGTACTGGTAAAGGAAGTCGTCGCGCCACGGCGTTGCCTGCCCGGTCAGGAGCGGCGCGAAGCTTTTGCCGTCAATGGTGCTCGGTATCGCGGCGCCGGCCAGATCGAGAAACGTCGGCGCGACATCGACGTTCAGGATCATCTGGTCGAGCGTTCCGCCACCAGTAACCTTCGACGGATAGCGCACCAGCATCGGGACACGGATGCTCTCTTCATAAGCCAGACGCTTGTCGCCCTGTCCGTGCTCGCCGCGCATGTACCCGTTGTCGCTTACGAAGACCAGGACTGTGTTCTGCGCCAGGCCCAGGTTATCCAGCGCGGCCGTCAATCGGCCCACCTCGGCGTCAACCGCCAGCACCGCACCGAAATAGCTGCGGGTGTCCTGAACGCTTGGCCCCATCCCCGCACGCTGATACGGCGGATATGCCGCGGCATTCACGGCGGGATTAGGCGTTACGTTCGCGACTGCACTCACGAACTGGGCTGGCGCGGAATACGGGGCGTGCGGCGCTTTAAAGCCGATCGTGAGTGAAAACGGTGTCTGGCTGACCTGGCCGGCGCGAGACTCCAGGTACTGGATCGCCAGGTCAGTGCTGACATCGTCGACCCATCCGGTCGTTGGAACGGATTTGCCATTCACCTCATAGACGTTGTTGTAGTAGACGCCTTGGCCGATGTAGCTTGCGCTATAGTCAAAACCCGGCCTGGGCCCCGACTGCAACCCCATGTGCCATTTGCCAACGTACCCGGTGTGATAGCCTACCTGCTGCAGCAGCGAACCATAGGTCGTCGATGAGGCGGGGAAGGGGGTGAAGTTGCCCATCACCCCGTTCTTGTGGTTATAGGCTCCGGTCAGGAACGAAGCCCGAGCCGGCGCGCATACAGAACTTGTAACAAAGGCGTTCCGGACCCAGATGCTCTGATCTCGCAACTCATCAAGGTTCGGCGTCTTCAACCAGGGGAATCTTGCGGCCGATCCCTGTTGCTGCTGGACGAATCCCATGGCGTCGTAGCGAAAATCGTCGGCCATCACGAAGACGAAATTGGGCCTGCTGACTGCAGCCGCTGGCTGTGATGAGAGGTCAGCGGTGATCGCCGTCGGGGACGGCGCCAAGGGCTCAAGTGGCACCTCGGGCAGGGCCGCCGCAAGGCGTAGAAACACCCGGTTCTCCAACCGCTCCAACACCGCGCTCGTCTGTCTCCGCTTCATCATGCGTCCTTCCACCCACGGCCAAAGATGCTACGACAGCACTACGCGGCGCGGCTGTAGTATTGCGAGCGTCCCCACCTGTAGGTCGAAGTCCTATTCCACACGTTGAATGCGATGCCGAATGACCCCGGATCAGATCGCGATCGAACAGCGATTCACCGCGTTTGCAAGCGTAGAATTTCCATGATGCGCGCGGGCGGCTGCTCATCCTGAAGCAATCTCGCCATGGTCCGCATCAAAGGGTCGATATGGTTGAAGAAGTGCTTGTACCCAGCACAAAGGTAGTTCAGCCCCGCCTGGCCATCAGGCGTCGTCATGAACCGGTGCTTGGGGCATTCCCCGTTGCAGGCAAAGCGGACTTCGCACTGACGACAGTACTGCGGCAGGGTATCGGCTTTGTCGCCGCCGAACTTCCGCTGCTGCGGACTGGCGACCATGTCGGCAAGGGTCTGGCTCAGCACGTTGCCCAGCTTGTATTGCGGGTAGACGTAGTGGTCGCAGGAGTAGAGATCCCCATTGTGCTCGACGGCCAATGCGACGCCGCACTTCTCACTGAACACGCACAGGCTTGAAGGCAACCCACACCAGATACCGAGCATGACATCAAACAGCTGCACGAACGTTTCGCCGACGTCATTCCGCACCCATTCGTCGAAAATCGCCGAAAGGAACTGGCCGTATTGCAGCGGCCGCACGCTCCAGTCGGTAACCGCCGGCGATTCGGTCCGGCCGTCGAGGATCGGTGGCGCGGCCAGGTCCAGGTTCTGGCGCTTGGCGTCCGCGTCGGCAGGCCGTTCCACCAACGGAATGTACTGATGAACGACCGACCCGATCGACTTGAGGAACCGATAGACCTCCAGCGGATGATCGCCGTTGCTTCTGCTGACGACGGTCAGCGTGTTGAACGCGGTGGCGTGCTTCCTGAGGAACGACAGGCCGCGCATCACGTCATCGAAGGTGTCGCGACCCTGCTTGTCGACGCGATAGCGATCATTCATCTCCCGCGGGCCGTCGACGCTCAGACCAACGAGAAAGTCCTCCTCGCTCAGGAACTGGCACCATTCGTCGTCGAGCAGCGTGCCGTTGGTCTGCAGCGCGTTGTGAATCTTCTTCCCGCCGGCGTACTTCCGCTGAAGCGCAACGGCCTTGCGAAAGAAATCGACGCCGAGCAGCGTCGGCTCGCCTCCCTGCCAGGCAAAGCTGATCTCGGGCACGTTCTGCCCGTCGATGTATTGCCGGATGTACGCTTCGAGAACGTCGTCGGGCATACGCCAGCGGGCCTGGTCGGGGTAGAGGCGCTCCTTTTCAAGGTAGAAGCAGTACGTGCAGTTGAGATTGCAGATCGGGCCGATCGGCTTGGTCAGAATATGAAAGGATGGCACCCGCGTCGGGCCATTTGAGGCACCGGCCTGGACGGGTGAGAGTTCGGGAACGACTCGAAGATTCATCTTAGCATAGTCTACTCGCTGCCCCGCGAAACACCGCCCCTCTGGCGAGGCGGCGTCACGCGACGTGAATCACTTTCAAGCGATCTCGATGAAGTTCAGACGCGTTTTGCCGCCGGCGATGGAGCCGATGCCAAAGGTGAGTTTGCCGTCGGTCACCGTGACGGTCAGCGATCTGGTGCTGAAGTTGTTGGCGTTGAGGCTGACGTAATTGAAGAGTTGCTGGCCTTCGATCCAGACGTTGTTCTGACTCGCCGCCCCTGCGTCGCCGACACCGACCGTCACGGTGTAAGTTCCGTTGGCAACGGCCATCTCCCATTTACCTGCGGCTTTCACGGCGACACTCGTATCGAGCAGCTGGTTGGCGTTGATGTTTCGATCGACCACGACATCGGCATGACTCGCAGACCAGCCGTACGTTCGACCGTTACGGGCCCCGTAGACAAGGCCCGAATCAACGAGATAGCCACTCACCACGGGCGCGGCTGCCGGCTGAAAGCTAACCTTCACCGCGCCGATCGACGGAGGCGGGGGCGACGTCGGGGGCGGCGATGTCGGCGGAGGCGAGGTCGGCGGGGGGGACACCGGGACGCCGGCCACCTCAATGTAGTCGACCCGCGTCTGGCCTGTCGGCGACGATCCCACACCCATCGTCAGCTTGCCGTCGGTCACGGTCACCGTCAGCGTCCGCGCGCCGTAGTTGTTGGCACCCAGGCTCAGGTAATTGAAGAACTGCGCTCCTTCAACGTAGACATTGTTCCGGCTCGATGCGGCCGAGTCGCCTACGCCTACCGTGACGGCGTACTGTCCATTCGGAACGGCCAACTCCCACTTGCCGCCGGCCTTCACGGCGATGTGGGTATCCAGCAACTGGCTGGCGGTGGCATTGCGGTCGAAGGCGACATCGGCATGGTTCGTCAGCCACCCGTAGGACTGTCCGTTCCGCGCGGCATAGACAAGACCGCTGTCGGGCGCGTAGCCGGGCACGACGGGTGCCGACGCCGGCTGGAAGTTGAACTTCAGCGTTGTCGGCGGAGGCGGTGATGTCGGGGGAGGCGACGTCGGCGGTGGGGGAACCGTCGGCGGGGACGTGCCGTCCGTCAGCGTCAACTGGAACTCGGCGAATCCGCCAATCTCCCCGCTCTTGTCAGGGCCGGCGTAAGCCACGGCGCGGATCGTGTGCGCGCCCGTGGGTCCGCTCCATGGCAGGATGTCACCGGTGATATCACCGCCGATGGTGTACGGGCCGTCGTTGTCGACGCGCGTCTCGACGCCGTCGATCAGGAACTGCACCGATCCGATCACACCCGTCGTGACGGCCGACAGGTTGATCGCCGGCGACGCCAGCGCGATCGACTGTCCGGCGGAGACGGCACCCAGCACGGCGTCGGTCTCGGCATTGACGAGGGAAAGCCCCGTCACGCCAAAAACCGGCGGCGGGGAAGGAGGTGGTGGCGGCGGAGGCGGTGGCGGTGGTGGCGGGGGCGGAGGAACGGTCGGGGGCGGCGAAACGCCGTCGGTCAGTGTGACGGAAAACTCCACGAACCCGCCCGCCACGCCGGTCAGGTCCGGCCCCGAATACGCCACCGCGCGAATGGTGTGAGTACCCAGCGGGCCATTCCACGGAAGCATGTCGCGGAGCGGGTCGCCGGCGACATCACCGCCGATGGTGTAAGGCCCGCCGTTGTCAACGCCG is part of the Humisphaera borealis genome and encodes:
- a CDS encoding DUF1549 domain-containing protein; translated protein: MTLTRTIRSIALLASAAFAGVGGASAAEPKFSPTDVEFFEKQVRPVLAENCFKCHNDKKQKGGLRLDARSLLLKGGDHGSAIDTTAPTKSLLLKAIGYADDDMAMPPSGKLPQAQIDVLTKWVNAGAPWTPGEAVPGTAVVHAEDPDARDADKNRDKWAYKLPTAPAVPAVKDAAFVKSPIDAFVLARIEEKGLKPNGQADRVALVRRAFYDLLGLPPTPAEVDAFVSDQSPDAWSKLIDRLLASPQYGERWGRHWLDLVRYAETHGYERDSAKPFAWRYRDYVIKSFNDDKPYDRFLKEQIAGDELDTVTNESMIATGYYRLGIWDDEPADRPLARYDVLDGIVSTTGSVVLGMSIGCARCHDHKKDPISAKDYYSLLAFFQDVSDMNVKNTKVFADAESVKAAQDAAVAQRAREADLYRQTYAIEQSFLVAAKAKGINLGERAASDLTDLSFKFYRDTWDKLPDFTNLKFEESGAIGDGLVSLAPASRNEAIGLVFEGKLKVPADGEYTFHLASTEGVRLLVDGKSVVDRPGKGKHAGDFKAKLKAGLASFKLDYFNGYAKPQLSLSWSGGGFEKRSLSQEAQDAAGDRVIVADSRAAAQEWTYRVTDPAKPWATPEFKLSPTWKAGQAPFGTNVPGGVARTEWKTPRIYIRKDFDLQQVPKALALSIHHDEDVEVYLNGVSVFKATGFLREYERVVLPPDAVKALRVGRNVLAADVKQTGGGQFIDLGLIEVGGSVQTGALISLHGESTIGAVKTIEYARLTRELEQNRKAPVAAAGTEIMCVQEAGKGRPTYVLIRGNPGSEGEQVQPAFPAVLTTKGSTPPALPKASANGESTGKRRVLAEWLASDKNPRTARVMVNRVWQYHFGRGLNVSPNEFGNLGEGVTHPELLDWLANDFVAGGWKLKRLHKLIMGSSTYQMSAVATPASIAADPANNLYWRFNMRRLGAEEVRDSMLAVTGKINLQQYGPSVYPPIPPEVLAGQSRPGSGWGKATPEEAARRSIYVHVKRSLLVPILSSHDMADTDSSCPVRFTTTVPTQALGMINSKFSNEQAADLSARLQREAPAGVSDQVKLAVRLTTGRQPTEAEVKGDLAFIEQLKSKDKLSDAEALRIYCLMALNANEFVYLD
- a CDS encoding DUF1501 domain-containing protein; this encodes MTSSNQFCRRTRREFLWESGAGFGGAALAGMLAKDGYFNAASANTAAAPGAANPLSNPMAPRKGTLPGKAKSVIFLFMYGGPSQVDTFDYKPKLYPLDGKTIEVKTFGRGGHRNQGRVVGPKWQFKPYGKCGKMVSDLFPHVGSCVDDIAFLHSMYAESPIHGSAMLMMNSGRILSGHPSMGSWVTYGLGSENQNLPGYVVMLDKTGGPISGPKNWSSGYMPAAYQGVVVSANKTPIFNLERPEGMSDAVQRRLLDRLKEKNELHLQPRVDNSELSARIASYELAYKMQMHAPEAVDFSKETQATMDLYGIDGTRTEDFGRKCLLARRLVERGVRFIQIYSGGAHNDDNWDAHGDMEINHNKHAGNTDKAIAGLLKDLKQRGLLDETIVIWGGEFGRQPTAEYAKGTGRDHNAYGFTMWMAGGGIKGGVSVGETDELGSQAVVDRFHVKNLHATVLQQMGLDPNHLSYFYNGLDQKLVGVEGADPITKIIA
- a CDS encoding sulfatase family protein yields the protein MMKRRQTSAVLERLENRVFLRLAAALPEVPLEPLAPSPTAITADLSSQPAAAVSRPNFVFVMADDFRYDAMGFVQQQQGSAARFPWLKTPNLDELRDQSIWVRNAFVTSSVCAPARASFLTGAYNHKNGVMGNFTPFPASSTTYGSLLQQVGYHTGYVGKWHMGLQSGPRPGFDYSASYIGQGVYYNNVYEVNGKSVPTTGWVDDVSTDLAIQYLESRAGQVSQTPFSLTIGFKAPHAPYSAPAQFVSAVANVTPNPAVNAAAYPPYQRAGMGPSVQDTRSYFGAVLAVDAEVGRLTAALDNLGLAQNTVLVFVSDNGYMRGEHGQGDKRLAYEESIRVPMLVRYPSKVTGGGTLDQMILNVDVAPTFLDLAGAAIPSTIDGKSFAPLLTGQATPWRDDFLYQYFEDDGYPPPFSPPEHFAVRTAHAKLIKWPGNSNWTQLFDLDNDPYEINNLYNKPAAAVLQSDMLARYDAAAARVGFAPTYPPAGSVVKVDFQPAASPVVPGYLVDSGQVYGNRNGQTYGWSTSHEDSVFDRDQSGNQLLDTVIAVKSASKWEIAVPDGTYTVKVGIGDGGSSSRNTVNVEGKSLFSGQSLRLLQFNILPITVTVTDGRLTIDAGSSANLATRLTYLTLTRLTQSPPPPPPPVTTTLRFNFQPATAPSVAGYLIDSGQAFSVQNGQSFGWNISCANAVVDRDANANQLLDTNVAVGGGGKWELAVPNGKYTVKLSVGDSAAASCNNVWLEGVQVFNYQSLAANVFAQKSTTIVVSDGRLTLGIGSAPAGTVRINYLEVADGQVVPPPPPPPTTAAIKVNFQPAVAPIVASYFVDCGQTYASRNGRTYGWTTNHADAVYDRNLNTNQLLDTCVAIKAGGKWELSVPNGTYTVKVSVGDAGAASSNNIWVEGVQLFNYAKLAANVFSSKLIVVNVADGRLTLGIGSAASGLTRVNYLELA
- a CDS encoding anaerobic sulfatase maturase; the protein is MNLRVVPELSPVQAGASNGPTRVPSFHILTKPIGPICNLNCTYCFYLEKERLYPDQARWRMPDDVLEAYIRQYIDGQNVPEISFAWQGGEPTLLGVDFFRKAVALQRKYAGGKKIHNALQTNGTLLDDEWCQFLSEEDFLVGLSVDGPREMNDRYRVDKQGRDTFDDVMRGLSFLRKHATAFNTLTVVSRSNGDHPLEVYRFLKSIGSVVHQYIPLVERPADADAKRQNLDLAAPPILDGRTESPAVTDWSVRPLQYGQFLSAIFDEWVRNDVGETFVQLFDVMLGIWCGLPSSLCVFSEKCGVALAVEHNGDLYSCDHYVYPQYKLGNVLSQTLADMVASPQQRKFGGDKADTLPQYCRQCEVRFACNGECPKHRFMTTPDGQAGLNYLCAGYKHFFNHIDPLMRTMARLLQDEQPPARIMEILRLQTR